DNA from Streptomyces luteogriseus:
GATCGACCGGCTGCGCGCGGCGGGCATCCGCTTCCGCGTCGCCTCGGCACGCTGAGGGCCCGTCGGGGGCCTACAGCGGCCACTCGGCGAGGGTGTAGATCATCCCGGCGATCCAGCCGAGCCCGGCCAGGACGGCGAGGATCAGCCCTATGGTGACGGCCCGCTCGACGGTCTGGGTCGGGGCGGCGACAGGCTTGGGGGCGCGGTGCGTTGTCATGCGCCCCAGCCTGTCGGCCCGGCCGGCGCCGGGCATCCGTACGGGTACTCAGGCCCGGTACTCAGATTCGCTCGCCCCGCCCGGCCCCTGCCTGTCCCCCCTGCTTGAGACTTTCGCTGTTCTCCCCCCGGCAAACGCCCGGAAAGTCCCAACGAGGAGTTCAATGAAACCCTTGAAGGCATGCGATTCCTTCTGGAAGTTTCCCTGGACGACGCGGCGTTGACGAAGGACCCGGCGGGCGAACTGGGCCGGATCCTCAGGTACTGGGCCGGCAATCTGCGCCACTACGAACTCGTCCCCGGAGACGAGTCGGCCGTTTACGACTCGGAATACCGTGAGGTGGGCCGCTGGCGGGTGGAGGGTCAGGCCGAGTAGGTCTTCCGAAGCGCCTCGCGGCACAGCGCGTCCGCCCTGCGGGTCGTCTCCGGGATGCGGTAGGCGGGGGTCAGCGCGAGGGTGTGCGCGCAAGCCTGGTCCAGGGTCACCCGATGGCCCACGGAGACGAAGACCGGCTTGACGCCGTCCCGGGTGCGCAGGGCCCGGCCGACCTCCTCGGAGCCGGCGAGCAGCGCGGAGGAGCTGCCGCGCGCGGTGCCCGGGTCGTCGTAGGAGAAGGTGAAGGGGTTCTTCGCGACGCCGATCGTGGGCAGACCGGTCAGGACGCCGAGGTGGCTGGCCAGGCCGAAGCGGCGGGGGTGGGCGAGGCCATAGCCGTCGCAGACGACCAGGCCGGGCGGACAGGGCAGGGCCTCCAGGGCGGCGAGGACCGTGGGGATCTCACGGAAGGCGAGCAGCCCCGGCACGTAGGGGAAGGAGACCCGGCCCACCGCGGTGGCCTCCGCGACCACGCCGAGACTCGACGCGTCCAGGACGACCGCCGCCGCCGCGACGACGTCCCGTTCGTCGTCGTACGCCACATCGACCCCCGTCACATGTCCCTGGCCGGGCGGCGGTCCGGGTTCGTCGAGGATCACACGAGCGCGCAGTGCGTCCTGGACGGCGTGTGCCTGTTCCTCGGTGGCGGGCCAGTCCTCGGGGATGGGTACGGTCGTCATGGTGTCCAGAGCCTACGGGCTGCCCGGCGGCCGGGCGGGTGCCCGGGGGTAGGCTCCCGCTCATGTTCGTGCTGGAACTGACCTACACCGCCCCGCTGGAAGCCGTCGACGCCGTGCTGGAGGAGCATGTGGTGTGGCTCGACGAGCAGTACCGGCAGGGGGTCTTCCTCGCGTCCGGACGCAAGAACCCCCGCGACGGCGGGGTGATCATCGCCGTCGCGGGGGGCCGCACGCGGATCGAGGAGATCATCGCGGAGGACCCGTTCGTCACCGCGGGCGTGTGCGCGTACCGCGTCACGGAGTTCGTGGCGACGAAGACCGCGCCCGCGCTGGAGGCCTACCGGGAGACCCCCTGAGGTATCCGCTGAGGTATCCGCCTCACTTGTCCAGCGCGCGCTGCAACTGGCTCTTGTTCATGCTGGAACGGCCCTCGACGCCCTTGCGCTTGGCCTCCTGGTACAGCTGGTCGTAGGTGGGCCCCTGGGAACCCTGCCCCGAGCGCTGACCGCCCCGCTTGCCGGAGGACATGTCCTGGGTGGAGGTGCGGCTGGCGGTCTTCGACTCGCCGGAGCGGGCGCGTTCCTTGTTCACCGTCCGCGCGGCGATCTCCTTGGCGCGGCCGGTGCTCTCGCCCCGGTCCTCCGCACTCTCCTTGATGTGCTCGTACTGGCGCTCCCGCTTGGAGCTCGAACCGCGTGGCATGTCCGCTCACTTCCTTTCACGATCAGTGAACGAGTACCCACACTGCCGACGATCAGGGCACCTCGCATTCTCAGTGCTCCAAGCGGGCAACCCGGCCCTTCTCGCCGGCGGCCCAGCACCCGTGGTCCGGGGTGCAGTCCACGGTGTCGTACGAGCCCGTGTCGACGGTCCGCCAGGTGCGGCCGGCGTCCGTGGTGAGGTCGGTGCCGGTGGGCCCGACGGCGAGGGCCGCGGTGCGGCTGTGCGGGAGCCAGGCGACGCCGGAGCGGTAGGCGGGCGGTGCGGTGCCGGCCGGGCGCCAGGTGCGGCCGCCGTCGGAGGTACGGGCGGCGGCGCTCGGTGAGGGCTGGTCGGGGCGGAAGTCGCCGCCGACGGCGAGGCCGTGGGCGCGGTCGCGGAAGGCCAGTGCGAAGACGCCCCGGGCCGGGTCGCCCGCCGGGAGGGGCGTGTCGGTGGCCGTCCAGGTACGTCCCCGGTCGGCGGAGTGCAGCACACGCGCGCGTGGCGCCCCGCCGGTGGCCAGCCAGACGTCCTTCGGCCCGGACGTCACCAGGCACTGACCGCTCGCCGCGAATCCGGCCTCGCCCTCCTGCGCGGCCGGCATGCCCCGGTCCGGCAGCACCTTCCAGCTGCGGCCGCCGTCGCCGGTCGACAGGATGCGGAACTTCCCGTCCACCGGGTCGCTCATCGCGAGACCGTGGCGGTGGTCGAAGAACGTGAGGCAGTCGTAGAACGCCTTGGGTTCGGTGTTGCGGAAGGACTCCGTCCAGGTCGCTCCGCCGTCGTCGGTGCGGTAGACGCGGGAGGCCTCGCCCTCGCCGATGGCCAGGACCACGGCCCGGCGCGCGTCGAACGCCTCGACGTCCCGGAACTGCAACTCCCCCGCCCCCGGGGGCGAGACGTTCCGCCAGGTCGCTCCGCCGTCGGTGGTGCGCAGCACGGTGCCACCGGTGCCGGCGACCCATGCGGTGGTCCGGCTGACGGCGGCGAGGCCCCGGAACCGTGCCTCCGGGGCGCCGGTGTCCTTGAGTTGCCAGTGCGGCAGCCGGCCCTCCGGTTCGTGCGCTTGTGCCGGTACGGCGGTCAGGGCTGCCAGTGCCGCCGCGCAGGCCGCCATCGCGGTCGCCCTGCTGCGTGTTCGTCCCGTCCGTCGCGTGCTCCCCATGCGCCTCATGGCCGGGGAAGCTAGCCCACCGCCCGGGTGCCGTCCAGATGGCCTCGCGGGTGCTCCGCGTGGTGGGGCGGGCGCCACACGTGCCCTTGGAGACACACGAGGAGAGTCACGTCACTCTGGTGCATGAACGCGGTGACGGAGGTCACTCGCATTTCGTGTGCACGGATTGGCTGATTCCGTCGTCTCTTCCCATGCCCGGCCTCATCCGCCCGGAAGTGTCCGTCCAGCCGTCACAAGGGAGCAAGGCGTTGTCCATCGTCATCGAGCAGCCCGTGGAGGCCCGCCTCGTCGCCGCCGCGCCGCGTATGCCGAGCATTCCCGCGACGCTGCACTACGACCGGCGTGACCCTTTCGCCGTCTGCATGACCTTCCCCGCACCGGCCACGCTGGAGGGCGTCGAGGTCTGCTGGACCTTCTCCCGCGAGCTGCTCGCCGCGGGCCAGAAGAGCGCCGAGGGGCAGGGCGACGTGCGCGTGCGGCCCTACGGCTACGACCGCACCGTGCTGGAGTTCCACGCCCCGGAGGGCACCGCCGTGGTGCACGTCCGCTCGAGCGAGATCCGCCGGTTCCTGGAGGCCACGAGCGAACTCGTGCCCGTGGGGCTGGAGCATCTCCAGCTGGATCTGGACCACGGCCTCGCCGAGCTGATGCGGGACGCGTGCTGAGCTGACGGGCCCGCACCGGGAAGGCGCCGGCCTCGGTGCGGCCCAGCGCGTGTCCGTCAGCGCCCGGCGGGTCCCGGCGGGTCCCCGCCCGGAGTCTCAGGGCGACGTCGCCACCGCGTGTCCCGCTGCCACCGCCGCGCTCACCTCGCGCACGATCGCTCCCAGCCCGGGCGTCGACG
Protein-coding regions in this window:
- the mmpA gene encoding morphogenic membrane protein MmpA; translation: MTTHRAPKPVAAPTQTVERAVTIGLILAVLAGLGWIAGMIYTLAEWPL
- a CDS encoding plasmid stabilization protein, whose translation is MPRGSSSKRERQYEHIKESAEDRGESTGRAKEIAARTVNKERARSGESKTASRTSTQDMSSGKRGGQRSGQGSQGPTYDQLYQEAKRKGVEGRSSMNKSQLQRALDK
- a CDS encoding endonuclease V; the encoded protein is MTTVPIPEDWPATEEQAHAVQDALRARVILDEPGPPPGQGHVTGVDVAYDDERDVVAAAAVVLDASSLGVVAEATAVGRVSFPYVPGLLAFREIPTVLAALEALPCPPGLVVCDGYGLAHPRRFGLASHLGVLTGLPTIGVAKNPFTFSYDDPGTARGSSSALLAGSEEVGRALRTRDGVKPVFVSVGHRVTLDQACAHTLALTPAYRIPETTRRADALCREALRKTYSA
- a CDS encoding YciI family protein, with product MFVLELTYTAPLEAVDAVLEEHVVWLDEQYRQGVFLASGRKNPRDGGVIIAVAGGRTRIEEIIAEDPFVTAGVCAYRVTEFVATKTAPALEAYRETP
- a CDS encoding WD40/YVTN/BNR-like repeat-containing protein, whose protein sequence is MAACAAALAALTAVPAQAHEPEGRLPHWQLKDTGAPEARFRGLAAVSRTTAWVAGTGGTVLRTTDGGATWRNVSPPGAGELQFRDVEAFDARRAVVLAIGEGEASRVYRTDDGGATWTESFRNTEPKAFYDCLTFFDHRHGLAMSDPVDGKFRILSTGDGGRSWKVLPDRGMPAAQEGEAGFAASGQCLVTSGPKDVWLATGGAPRARVLHSADRGRTWTATDTPLPAGDPARGVFALAFRDRAHGLAVGGDFRPDQPSPSAAARTSDGGRTWRPAGTAPPAYRSGVAWLPHSRTAALAVGPTGTDLTTDAGRTWRTVDTGSYDTVDCTPDHGCWAAGEKGRVARLEH
- a CDS encoding SsgA family sporulation/cell division regulator, yielding MSIVIEQPVEARLVAAAPRMPSIPATLHYDRRDPFAVCMTFPAPATLEGVEVCWTFSRELLAAGQKSAEGQGDVRVRPYGYDRTVLEFHAPEGTAVVHVRSSEIRRFLEATSELVPVGLEHLQLDLDHGLAELMRDAC